Proteins encoded within one genomic window of Saccharopolyspora pogona:
- a CDS encoding Acg family FMN-binding oxidoreductase — MNTLIGAVGYLTADQTRAALLKATAAPSLYNSQPWRFHCTPDAIALYADRSHAVPVADPEHRELVLACGAALLNLRLAIRLLGVQPDVRVLPGHSSPDLLAVVRPVRRRPPTPTDVELAAAIPRRRTNRKPFLPNSVPPSLHGQLRQAAEAERAWLAIPEREQLPKVQALTQQAHEAQISDAKFTAELQHWTGRDSSSPDGVPARSSGPRPEPQDEWVLRDYSSGQAKARVMGKDFEPEPLICVLGSFQDGVLAQLHAGMAMQRVLLAATAAGLSSSFLSQVVEVPSTRKELRSLIGGGLWPQAVLRIGYGSPVPATPRRPLHEVVSGEPVPRA, encoded by the coding sequence ATGAACACGCTCATCGGCGCAGTGGGGTACCTGACGGCTGACCAGACCCGGGCTGCACTGCTCAAGGCCACCGCCGCGCCGTCGCTGTACAACAGTCAGCCCTGGCGGTTCCACTGCACGCCAGATGCCATCGCGTTGTACGCGGACCGGTCCCACGCCGTGCCGGTGGCGGATCCGGAGCACCGGGAGCTCGTACTCGCCTGCGGTGCGGCGCTGTTGAACCTGCGGCTGGCGATACGGCTGCTCGGCGTGCAGCCGGACGTGCGCGTGCTGCCCGGGCACTCCTCGCCGGATCTGCTCGCGGTCGTCCGCCCCGTCCGGCGGCGCCCGCCGACGCCCACCGATGTCGAACTTGCGGCGGCGATCCCCCGGCGTCGAACAAACCGCAAGCCGTTCCTGCCCAACTCGGTCCCGCCGTCGCTGCACGGCCAGCTGCGGCAAGCGGCGGAAGCGGAACGGGCGTGGCTCGCCATCCCCGAGCGGGAACAGCTGCCGAAGGTGCAAGCGCTCACCCAGCAGGCGCACGAGGCGCAGATCTCCGACGCGAAGTTCACGGCGGAACTGCAACATTGGACGGGCCGCGACTCCAGCTCGCCCGACGGGGTGCCCGCGCGCAGCAGCGGTCCGCGGCCGGAACCGCAGGACGAATGGGTGCTGCGCGACTACAGCAGCGGTCAGGCGAAGGCCCGGGTCATGGGCAAGGACTTCGAGCCCGAGCCGCTGATCTGCGTCCTCGGCTCGTTCCAGGACGGCGTGCTGGCGCAGCTGCACGCCGGGATGGCGATGCAACGCGTGCTGCTGGCCGCCACCGCCGCCGGGCTGTCGAGCTCGTTCCTCTCCCAGGTGGTCGAGGTTCCCAGCACCCGCAAGGAACTTCGCTCGCTCATCGGCGGCGGGTTGTGGCCGCAAGCGGTGTTGCGCATCGGCTACGGATCGCCGGTACCGGCGACGCCGCGCCGGCCCTTACACGAGGTGGTCAGCGGCGAGCCCGTCCCCCGCGCCTGA
- a CDS encoding response regulator — protein MTKVFLVDDHEVVRVGLADLLGAEPDLEVIGQAATAREAEARIPALRPDVAVLDVRLPDGNGIELCRELRSRLPGLNCLMLTSFPDEQAMLDAMLAGAAGYVIKNIKGMELASAVRTVGSGKSLLGEQATADLMNRLRAKLDKSMELPELTAQERVLLDLIRQGLTNRQIADRMYLAEKTVKNYVSRLLSKLGLQRRTQAAVLATQLHHRPKDT, from the coding sequence GTGACGAAGGTATTCCTGGTCGACGACCACGAGGTGGTGCGGGTCGGGCTGGCCGACCTGCTCGGCGCCGAGCCCGACCTCGAAGTGATCGGCCAGGCCGCCACGGCCCGCGAGGCGGAGGCCCGCATCCCCGCCCTGCGGCCGGACGTGGCCGTGCTGGACGTGCGGCTGCCCGACGGCAACGGCATCGAGCTCTGCCGCGAGCTGCGTTCCCGGCTGCCCGGGCTGAATTGCCTGATGCTCACGTCCTTCCCGGACGAGCAGGCCATGCTGGACGCGATGCTGGCCGGTGCGGCGGGATACGTGATCAAGAACATCAAAGGGATGGAGCTGGCGTCGGCGGTGCGCACCGTCGGATCGGGCAAGTCGCTGCTCGGCGAACAGGCCACCGCGGATCTGATGAACCGGCTGCGGGCGAAGCTGGACAAGTCCATGGAGCTGCCCGAGCTGACAGCTCAGGAACGAGTCCTGCTGGACCTCATCCGCCAAGGCCTGACCAACCGGCAGATCGCCGACCGCATGTACCTGGCGGAGAAGACGGTCAAGAACTACGTGTCCCGCCTGCTGTCGAAGCTTGGGCTGCAACGCCGAACGCAGGCGGCGGTCCTGGCCACCCAGCTGCACCACCGGCCGAAGGACACGTGA
- a CDS encoding FHA domain-containing protein, whose protein sequence is MMNQTRIDASAPSGTQWLDEPARPWTVPAAAAQPVPAPRVPEEPSGRARLVINRGPDAGTGFAISTPRTTIGRGRECDIVVDDITVSREHAELRRRDGRFVLVDGGSLNGTYLNRMPVECAELTDGDEIWVGKARFTFRTDA, encoded by the coding sequence ATGATGAACCAGACCCGGATCGACGCGTCCGCACCGAGCGGGACCCAGTGGTTGGACGAGCCGGCCCGGCCCTGGACGGTGCCCGCCGCAGCGGCGCAGCCGGTTCCGGCGCCGCGCGTGCCCGAGGAGCCGAGCGGCCGTGCGAGGCTCGTGATCAACCGCGGGCCCGACGCCGGCACCGGGTTCGCGATCAGCACCCCGCGCACCACGATCGGGCGCGGCCGCGAATGCGACATCGTCGTGGACGACATCACCGTCTCGCGCGAGCACGCCGAGCTGCGTCGTCGGGACGGCCGGTTCGTCCTCGTGGACGGTGGTTCCCTCAACGGCACTTACCTGAACCGGATGCCGGTGGAGTGCGCCGAGCTGACCGACGGCGACGAGATCTGGGTCGGCAAGGCCCGCTTCACCTTCCGCACCGACGCCTGA
- a CDS encoding TetR/AcrR family transcriptional regulator: protein MARLSRAETQERNRGKVLAAARDEFAELGFRDAKIDAIAERAELTRGAVYSNFPGKRALYFAVLADLAERAPAPLHPSSGRNPHDALGALARAWVARLPDERPLGAELMPEILADERVQRPFAQLMKLDALLLALALERLQPPEVPPGAPPARLVRLAETVLTTLHGASQLAAAAPGFVEPFDIISACECLSGLVLNDFWAPPPIVPPTQPTDEPWFPPEAIDLVRGESARLTGDGVVAVLGLHRLSAAEEAVRAGAAATIALVTSDPGEFAPLARLAIAELCGCLRQAFPASSLPRLQVVCDASGALAAAAGVSAVSDATETAVRIEANRIVARADGRGACHAAAHALVHHE, encoded by the coding sequence ATGGCTCGGCTCAGCAGGGCGGAAACCCAGGAACGCAACCGCGGCAAGGTGCTTGCCGCGGCCCGGGACGAGTTCGCCGAGCTCGGCTTCCGCGACGCCAAGATCGACGCCATCGCCGAGCGCGCCGAGCTCACCCGCGGCGCGGTCTACTCCAACTTCCCCGGCAAGCGGGCCCTCTACTTCGCGGTCCTGGCGGACCTGGCCGAGCGTGCGCCCGCGCCGCTGCACCCGTCGTCGGGCCGCAACCCCCATGACGCGCTCGGCGCGCTCGCCCGTGCATGGGTCGCGCGCCTGCCCGACGAGCGGCCCCTCGGCGCGGAGTTGATGCCGGAGATCCTGGCCGATGAGCGGGTGCAGCGCCCCTTCGCGCAGCTGATGAAGCTGGATGCGCTCCTGCTCGCGCTCGCGTTGGAACGGTTGCAGCCCCCGGAAGTTCCGCCGGGAGCGCCACCCGCCCGCCTGGTGCGGCTAGCGGAGACCGTGCTCACGACGCTGCACGGCGCGAGCCAACTGGCCGCCGCCGCACCGGGTTTCGTCGAACCCTTCGACATCATCAGCGCCTGCGAGTGCCTGTCCGGGTTGGTGCTCAACGACTTCTGGGCGCCGCCACCGATCGTCCCGCCGACGCAACCGACCGACGAGCCGTGGTTCCCACCGGAAGCGATCGACCTCGTGCGCGGCGAATCCGCGCGGTTGACCGGTGACGGCGTGGTAGCGGTGCTCGGGCTGCACCGGCTTTCCGCCGCCGAGGAAGCTGTTCGCGCCGGGGCCGCGGCCACCATCGCCCTGGTCACCAGCGATCCCGGCGAGTTCGCGCCGCTGGCGCGGCTGGCCATCGCCGAACTGTGCGGCTGCCTGCGCCAGGCATTCCCGGCTTCGTCGTTGCCCCGCCTGCAGGTCGTGTGCGACGCGTCGGGTGCGCTTGCTGCGGCGGCCGGAGTGTCTGCGGTCAGCGACGCCACCGAAACCGCGGTGCGCATCGAGGCGAACCGGATCGTCGCCCGCGCCGACGGCCGTGGCGCCTGCCACGCCGCGGCCCACGCACTCGTGCACCACGAGTGA
- a CDS encoding cytochrome P450 family protein, with protein MTSQDVTVPEIDLTAPEVLNDPFAAYGRARERSPLARLLVPGLNPMWAVLRYHDARAALTDARLELTGDSFAMRPDVPEDCLPYMRTMQEMEGPEHTRLRRLVAPAFTARRAAEFRPRIKMIAEALLDDLPDDGEVDLLRHFARPLPMAVICELVGIPESDRPKWREYGVHVAAGYGPGLAESIPGIIAGAKAAVAARRAEPGDDLVSQLIRAQGEDGDRLSDAELVTLIWNVVLAGQTPTNLIANGVHALLSHPDQLAALRANPDLMPRAVEELMRWCGPQLLTIPRFPREDVEISGARIGKGQPVTVVIASANHDPRVFPEADRLDVNRPAGPPHLGFAHGAHFCLGAALARTQTEVALSALLSRFPNLEPTPEGAQHLPDAGTRRLTTLPVTV; from the coding sequence GTGACCAGCCAAGATGTGACGGTTCCCGAGATCGACCTGACGGCGCCCGAGGTGCTAAACGACCCGTTCGCGGCCTATGGGCGCGCCCGGGAACGTTCGCCGCTGGCACGGCTGCTGGTGCCCGGTCTCAACCCGATGTGGGCCGTTCTCCGCTATCACGACGCCAGGGCAGCGCTGACCGATGCCCGTTTGGAGCTCACCGGCGACAGCTTCGCCATGCGGCCCGACGTGCCCGAGGACTGCCTGCCCTACATGCGGACCATGCAGGAGATGGAGGGGCCGGAGCACACCCGGCTGCGCAGGCTGGTCGCGCCCGCGTTCACCGCCCGCCGAGCCGCCGAGTTCCGGCCGCGCATCAAAATGATCGCCGAGGCCCTGCTGGACGACCTGCCCGACGACGGCGAAGTGGACCTGCTGCGGCACTTCGCCCGCCCGCTGCCGATGGCCGTGATCTGCGAACTGGTCGGCATCCCCGAATCGGACCGGCCGAAGTGGCGGGAGTACGGCGTCCACGTCGCCGCCGGTTACGGTCCGGGGCTCGCCGAGTCGATCCCCGGCATCATCGCGGGTGCGAAGGCGGCGGTCGCGGCGCGGCGGGCCGAGCCCGGCGACGACCTGGTCTCGCAATTGATCCGAGCCCAGGGCGAAGACGGCGACCGGCTCAGCGACGCAGAACTGGTCACCCTGATCTGGAACGTCGTCCTGGCGGGCCAGACACCGACGAACCTCATCGCCAACGGCGTCCACGCCCTGCTCTCCCACCCCGACCAGCTCGCCGCCCTGCGCGCGAACCCCGACCTCATGCCGCGCGCGGTGGAAGAGCTGATGCGCTGGTGCGGCCCGCAACTGCTGACGATCCCGCGCTTCCCGCGCGAGGACGTCGAGATCTCCGGCGCACGGATCGGCAAAGGCCAGCCGGTGACGGTCGTGATCGCGTCGGCCAACCACGACCCGCGGGTGTTCCCCGAAGCCGACCGGCTCGACGTCAACCGCCCCGCCGGGCCCCCACACCTGGGCTTCGCGCACGGCGCGCACTTCTGCCTCGGGGCCGCACTGGCCCGAACCCAAACCGAGGTAGCGCTTTCCGCCCTGCTGAGCCGATTCCCGAACCTGGAGCCAACGCCCGAGGGCGCGCAACACCTCCCGGACGCAGGCACCCGGCGCCTGACAACCCTGCCCGTGACCGTCTGA
- a CDS encoding YbaB/EbfC family nucleoid-associated protein → MHEIENLLAEIQQRTAAVQAANRRLAAETVVEAIGGDLGELAVNGYGELVDISLEHDKLRYTTEKALGNQVVEALGRAERRAAAVRQQALKARR, encoded by the coding sequence ATGCACGAAATCGAGAACCTGCTCGCGGAAATCCAGCAGCGGACCGCGGCCGTGCAAGCGGCAAACCGACGCCTGGCGGCCGAGACGGTGGTGGAAGCGATTGGCGGCGACCTTGGTGAGCTAGCCGTTAACGGGTACGGAGAACTCGTCGACATCAGCTTGGAACACGACAAACTCCGCTATACCACGGAGAAAGCTCTCGGAAACCAGGTGGTCGAGGCATTGGGGCGCGCGGAGCGGCGCGCCGCGGCCGTCCGGCAGCAGGCATTGAAGGCGCGGCGGTGA
- a CDS encoding YbaB/EbfC family nucleoid-associated protein, whose protein sequence is METHRVDFEALRRAADDLDHRAKVIRRARGEHERHNFSGRSGSGRVVATCLGNGTVTEIAIRGGVLSSIYPETVAAEIKDAIGNARSRASEAASRAFKKVAPDLAGGQ, encoded by the coding sequence GTGGAGACGCATCGAGTCGACTTCGAGGCACTACGCCGAGCAGCAGACGACCTGGATCATCGGGCCAAGGTGATCCGCCGAGCGCGGGGTGAGCACGAAAGGCATAACTTCAGCGGGCGATCCGGTTCGGGTCGGGTGGTCGCGACATGTCTGGGCAACGGGACCGTAACGGAAATCGCGATCCGGGGTGGGGTTCTCAGCAGCATCTATCCTGAGACGGTCGCTGCGGAAATCAAAGATGCCATTGGCAATGCTCGTTCGCGGGCATCCGAAGCCGCCTCGCGGGCGTTCAAGAAGGTGGCGCCCGACTTGGCGGGCGGGCAGTGA
- a CDS encoding transposase family protein has product MVTYSAELDVPRELVLFLSKLLAGERRRKGTRKGRRALTTFWQAVLVLRWFRDRTDTTTLARDHGVARATGYRYVDEGIEALAAQAPDLHDALQRAKDNGDAYLILDGKNFSSDRLGEKTTSAKGTEIDLWYSGKTREQAGNIQALTDPDGFPLWVSDVEPGSVHDITDAENHVLGALYWAYSQLDLPTLADGGYQGAGAGVLTPIKHPKTSKGRPLDVDNQTYNKLLRGLRALGERGFALLTGRWRALRHFTTSPRKIGPIVKAALVLTQFEHGRLA; this is encoded by the coding sequence GTGGTCACGTATTCTGCCGAACTCGATGTTCCCCGTGAACTGGTGCTCTTCCTCAGCAAGCTGCTGGCCGGTGAACGCCGCCGGAAAGGGACCCGCAAGGGGCGTCGGGCGTTGACCACGTTCTGGCAGGCTGTGCTGGTCCTGCGGTGGTTCCGCGACCGCACCGACACCACCACACTGGCCCGCGATCACGGTGTCGCCCGCGCGACCGGCTACCGGTATGTCGACGAGGGCATCGAGGCGCTGGCCGCGCAGGCCCCGGATCTGCACGACGCCCTGCAACGGGCCAAAGACAACGGCGACGCCTATCTGATCCTGGACGGCAAAAACTTCTCCTCCGACCGTCTCGGCGAAAAGACCACCAGCGCCAAAGGCACCGAGATCGACCTGTGGTACTCCGGGAAAACCCGCGAACAAGCCGGCAACATCCAAGCACTGACGGACCCGGACGGGTTCCCGCTGTGGGTCTCCGACGTCGAGCCCGGGTCCGTCCACGACATCACCGACGCTGAAAACCACGTCCTCGGCGCCCTGTACTGGGCTTACTCCCAGCTCGACCTGCCCACCCTGGCCGACGGCGGCTACCAGGGTGCCGGAGCCGGGGTCCTCACCCCGATCAAACACCCCAAAACCAGCAAAGGCCGCCCACTCGACGTCGACAACCAGACCTACAACAAACTGCTGCGCGGCCTGCGCGCCCTCGGCGAACGTGGATTCGCCCTGCTCACCGGCCGTTGGCGCGCCCTACGACACTTCACCACCAGCCCCCGCAAAATCGGCCCCATCGTCAAAGCCGCACTCGTACTCACCCAATTCGAACACGGCCGACTCGCATAA
- a CDS encoding carbohydrate ABC transporter permease, which translates to MMRTGNPVGRWALTAFTWLVAILFVLPLLWMVLTAFKQEADAYTDPPRLVFTPTLDQFAGILERGFLPYLGNSAFVTVVSTLLVLLMAVPAAYSLSISAVPGTRDALGFFLSTKMLPIVAAIIPLYVISQNLKLLDNVWALVILYTAMNLPLAIWMMRSFFLEVPKEMVEAGRVDGAKLPTLLFKVILPVVAPGIAATALICVIFSWTEFFYAVNLTAAQAGTVPVFLVGFITSEGLYWAQLSAAALLASLPVMIIGWLAQNHLVRGLSMGAVK; encoded by the coding sequence ATGATGCGTACCGGAAACCCCGTCGGCCGGTGGGCGCTGACCGCGTTCACCTGGCTGGTCGCGATCCTGTTCGTTCTCCCGCTGCTGTGGATGGTGCTCACGGCGTTCAAGCAGGAAGCCGACGCCTACACCGACCCGCCGCGCCTGGTGTTCACCCCGACGCTGGACCAGTTCGCGGGGATCCTGGAGCGCGGTTTCCTGCCGTACCTGGGCAATTCCGCGTTCGTCACGGTGGTGTCGACGCTGCTGGTGCTGCTGATGGCGGTCCCGGCGGCGTACTCGCTGTCGATCTCGGCGGTGCCGGGCACCCGCGACGCGCTCGGGTTCTTCCTGTCCACCAAGATGTTGCCGATCGTCGCGGCGATCATCCCGCTGTACGTGATCTCGCAGAACCTGAAGCTGCTGGACAACGTCTGGGCGCTGGTGATCCTCTACACGGCGATGAACCTGCCGCTGGCGATCTGGATGATGCGCTCGTTCTTCCTGGAAGTGCCCAAGGAGATGGTGGAAGCCGGCCGGGTCGACGGCGCGAAACTGCCGACCCTGCTGTTCAAGGTCATCCTGCCGGTGGTGGCCCCGGGAATCGCGGCCACGGCGTTGATCTGCGTCATCTTCTCCTGGACGGAGTTCTTCTACGCGGTGAACCTGACGGCGGCGCAGGCGGGCACGGTCCCGGTGTTCCTGGTCGGCTTCATCACCAGCGAGGGCCTGTACTGGGCGCAACTCTCGGCGGCGGCCCTGCTGGCCTCGCTACCGGTGATGATCATCGGCTGGCTCGCCCAGAACCACCTGGTCCGAGGCCTGTCCATGGGCGCGGTGAAGTAA
- a CDS encoding carbohydrate ABC transporter permease, with protein MTQTATTPVTKPATAPVPIRKPVGKWSGAAWLRRAPLLPALLFTILVTQIPFLLTVFYSLQSWNLVRPGSRHFVGLRNYVDVFADSQFRGAMLNTVLLTVVCVLVAMLLGLGLALLLDRKFLGRGVVRTLLITPFLILPAAGALLWKTTMFDPTYGLLNFVFGGDIDWLSEFPLASVMAQIVWQWTPFMMLLILAGLQAQSKEVLEAAAVDGAGRWRTFASITLPQLSRYLQLAVLLGAIYIVNSFDAIFLMTQGGPGTASTNLPYYIYQRAFEGFDIGQSSAMGVIVVVLTLIVATFALRLMFRTFGMSEVR; from the coding sequence ATGACCCAGACCGCCACGACACCCGTCACGAAACCCGCCACGGCACCCGTCCCGATCCGCAAGCCGGTCGGCAAGTGGTCCGGCGCGGCGTGGTTGCGGCGGGCGCCGCTGCTGCCCGCACTGCTGTTCACGATCCTGGTCACGCAGATCCCGTTCCTGCTCACCGTCTTTTACTCGCTCCAGTCCTGGAACCTGGTGCGTCCCGGTTCCCGCCACTTCGTCGGCCTGCGCAACTACGTGGACGTGTTCGCCGACAGCCAGTTCCGGGGCGCGATGCTGAACACCGTGCTGCTGACCGTGGTCTGCGTGCTGGTGGCGATGCTGCTCGGCCTCGGGCTGGCGTTGCTGCTGGACCGGAAGTTCCTCGGCCGCGGCGTGGTCCGCACGCTGCTCATCACGCCGTTCCTGATCCTCCCGGCGGCCGGGGCGCTGCTGTGGAAGACGACGATGTTCGACCCGACCTACGGACTGCTGAATTTCGTCTTCGGCGGCGACATCGACTGGCTGTCGGAGTTCCCGCTGGCCTCGGTCATGGCGCAGATCGTCTGGCAGTGGACGCCGTTCATGATGCTGCTGATCCTCGCGGGCCTGCAGGCGCAGTCCAAGGAGGTGCTTGAAGCCGCCGCGGTCGACGGAGCGGGCCGGTGGCGCACCTTCGCGTCGATCACCCTGCCGCAGCTGAGCCGGTACCTGCAGCTGGCGGTCCTGCTGGGCGCGATCTACATCGTCAACAGCTTCGACGCGATCTTCCTGATGACACAGGGCGGTCCGGGCACCGCCAGCACGAACCTGCCCTACTACATCTACCAGCGGGCCTTCGAGGGCTTCGACATCGGGCAGTCCTCGGCGATGGGCGTCATCGTCGTGGTGCTGACCCTGATCGTGGCGACCTTCGCGCTGCGGCTGATGTTCCGGACCTTCGGCATGAGCGAGGTGCGATGA
- a CDS encoding ABC transporter substrate-binding protein, which translates to MHSRIKKLTLLACAALLTLTGCAGAGALGSGGRTLVIAIVSNPQMEDAIALSDQFERDNPGIKLKFVQLPENQARAKITASTATEGGEFDAVMISNYETPQWAANGWLENLQPYIEKSEGYDPGDFIPSIRDSLSYQGSMYAVPFYGESSFLAYRKDLFEQAGLTMPERPTWQQIADFAAKLDNKTAGVSGICLRGKPGWGESLAPFSTVANTFGARWFDENWNAQLTSPEFRSAAEFYVNLVRQHGEVGASSAGFSECGTRYGQGQAAMWYDATVMAGTNEDPESSKIVGKSGYVAAPVERTGSSGWLYTWSLAMPKVAEDKDAAWRFMRWMTDKEFVRNVGNTFGWNRVPPGCRLSTYQIPEYQQAAKAYAQPTLDGIDRAQQGKTMLRPVAYPGIQFVGIPEFQDLGTRVSQQLSAAIAGQITVDEALQQSQEYAESVGAAYRETR; encoded by the coding sequence ATGCATAGCCGAATAAAGAAGCTCACGCTGCTCGCGTGCGCCGCACTGCTCACCCTCACCGGCTGCGCCGGGGCCGGTGCGCTGGGGTCCGGCGGACGCACGCTGGTCATCGCGATCGTGTCGAACCCGCAGATGGAAGACGCGATCGCGCTGTCGGACCAGTTCGAGCGCGACAACCCCGGCATCAAGCTGAAGTTCGTGCAGCTGCCCGAGAACCAGGCGCGCGCCAAGATCACCGCGTCCACCGCCACCGAGGGCGGCGAGTTCGACGCGGTGATGATCAGCAACTACGAAACCCCGCAGTGGGCGGCCAACGGCTGGCTGGAGAACCTGCAGCCCTACATCGAGAAGAGCGAGGGCTACGACCCTGGCGACTTCATCCCGAGCATCCGGGACTCGCTGTCGTACCAGGGGTCGATGTACGCGGTCCCGTTCTACGGCGAGTCGTCGTTCCTGGCCTACCGCAAGGACTTGTTCGAGCAGGCCGGGCTGACCATGCCGGAACGGCCGACCTGGCAGCAGATCGCGGACTTCGCGGCGAAGCTCGACAACAAGACCGCGGGCGTGTCCGGCATCTGCCTGCGCGGCAAGCCCGGCTGGGGCGAGAGCCTGGCGCCGTTCAGCACGGTCGCCAACACCTTCGGCGCGCGCTGGTTCGACGAGAACTGGAACGCGCAGCTGACCTCGCCGGAATTCCGGTCCGCCGCCGAGTTCTACGTGAACCTGGTGCGGCAGCACGGCGAGGTCGGCGCGTCCAGCGCGGGCTTCTCCGAGTGCGGCACGCGGTACGGCCAGGGGCAGGCGGCGATGTGGTACGACGCCACGGTCATGGCCGGTACCAACGAGGACCCGGAGAGCAGCAAGATCGTCGGCAAGTCCGGCTATGTCGCGGCCCCGGTCGAGCGCACCGGCAGCAGCGGCTGGCTCTACACCTGGTCGCTGGCCATGCCGAAGGTCGCCGAGGACAAGGACGCCGCCTGGAGGTTCATGCGCTGGATGACAGACAAGGAGTTCGTGCGCAACGTCGGCAACACCTTCGGCTGGAACCGGGTTCCGCCGGGCTGCCGCCTGTCGACGTACCAGATCCCGGAGTACCAGCAGGCCGCCAAGGCCTATGCGCAGCCGACGCTGGACGGGATCGACCGCGCCCAGCAGGGCAAGACCATGCTGCGGCCGGTGGCCTATCCGGGGATCCAGTTCGTCGGCATCCCGGAGTTCCAGGACCTCGGCACGCGGGTCAGCCAACAGCTTTCCGCTGCCATCGCGGGGCAGATCACGGTCGACGAGGCGCTCCAGCAGTCGCAGGAGTACGCCGAATCTGTCGGCGCGGCATACCGGGAGACCCGATGA
- a CDS encoding zinc-dependent alcohol dehydrogenase family protein: MRAAIIDQPGSIRVGDVPDPRAGDRQLVLKVGATGICGTDLHIADGHFPPTPYPIVPGHEFAGEVVEIGAETPGDWKIGDRVAVDPSLFCGYCTPCRSGHGNLCANWNATGDTVDGAFAEYVAVPASTCYRMPDEMSWQQGALVEPVSCAVHGVRQIGVEAGERFLVVGAGTMGLLMQQLLQRGGAHVTVVDRNEARLGRATQLGAVRLGTDVAALDERFDAAVDCTGAAPAIEAAFDALRRGGRLLVFGVAPAEARVSLSPFRIYNDEIKIVGSMAVLNSYGAALDLVASGAIDTDALLTDTLPLEEFPAALDLMRSGAGLKVQVLPGGVDA, encoded by the coding sequence ATGCGCGCCGCGATCATCGATCAGCCCGGTTCGATCAGGGTGGGCGACGTGCCGGATCCGAGGGCGGGAGACCGGCAGTTGGTGCTCAAGGTCGGTGCAACCGGGATCTGCGGCACCGACCTGCACATCGCCGACGGCCACTTCCCGCCCACGCCTTACCCGATCGTGCCGGGGCACGAGTTCGCCGGCGAGGTCGTCGAGATCGGCGCGGAAACACCGGGGGATTGGAAGATCGGTGACCGCGTCGCGGTGGACCCCTCGCTGTTCTGCGGCTACTGCACCCCGTGCCGGTCGGGCCACGGCAACCTCTGCGCGAACTGGAACGCCACCGGCGACACCGTGGACGGCGCTTTCGCCGAGTACGTCGCCGTCCCGGCGTCCACCTGCTACCGGATGCCCGACGAGATGAGCTGGCAGCAGGGCGCGCTGGTCGAACCGGTGTCGTGCGCGGTGCACGGCGTCCGGCAGATCGGCGTCGAGGCGGGCGAACGGTTCCTCGTGGTGGGAGCGGGCACGATGGGGCTGCTGATGCAGCAGCTGCTCCAGCGCGGCGGCGCGCACGTGACGGTGGTCGACCGCAACGAGGCGCGGCTGGGCCGGGCAACCCAACTCGGCGCGGTCCGGTTGGGCACCGACGTCGCCGCACTCGACGAGCGGTTCGACGCCGCGGTCGACTGCACGGGTGCCGCGCCCGCGATCGAGGCCGCCTTCGACGCGCTGCGACGCGGTGGCCGGTTGCTGGTGTTCGGCGTCGCCCCGGCCGAGGCCCGGGTGTCGCTGTCGCCGTTCCGCATCTACAACGACGAGATCAAGATCGTCGGCTCGATGGCCGTGCTGAACAGCTACGGCGCGGCGCTCGACCTGGTCGCCTCGGGCGCGATCGACACCGACGCGCTGCTCACCGACACCCTGCCGCTGGAGGAGTTCCCCGCGGCGCTCGACCTGATGCGCAGCGGCGCCGGCCTAAAGGTCCAGGTGCTTCCGGGAGGCGTTGATGCATAG